DNA from Quercus lobata isolate SW786 chromosome 1, ValleyOak3.0 Primary Assembly, whole genome shotgun sequence:
agagagagagagagagaggagattacgtgtatatatatcaaaacCTTATTCTATTGTGATGTGGGCAcctcatttttcttattaaaatcaTACCCTTTTGTGATACACTATTACAATACTACCCAACATGTCCTattctcattatttttttttttttttttctctttttgagaaactattCTCATTAATTCTAGACCAATTTTgagtttgaaactaaaaaagtGCCCCTGAATAAGAAGCGCCCCATTTATACTTCATGCGtgtatatgagagagagagagttatatAAATCTTCATTTTGCTTTGGAAGAAAtgatttctcattttcttctcaatattttttgacctttcctcttcttcttcccttcACTTCTCTACTCAAAACTCATGGATTCTCTCATAGTTTCTCCTTTGTATTTCACTTCTTCATGCATGAACTAGTTCCCTCATCTCCCTTTCTCAAGTCcaacaaatatatattactctcaactctcaactctcaaccTACAAGTACTATATAACTAGTACTTACAAACACAAATATCAATCACTATGGCTTCAATGAACTGGCTGGGTTTCTCTCTTTCCCCACAAGAACTCCCATCCCAGCCTTCTGATCAAGACCACTCTCAAAACGCAGTCTCTCGCCTTGGCTTCAACTCTGATGACATCTCTGGCACTGATGTCTCTGGCGAGTGTTTTGATCTCACTTCTGACTCAACCCCTCCATCCCTCAATCTCCCTCCTCCTTTTGGCATACTCGAAGCTTTCAATAGAAACAATCAACCCcaaggtttttttcttttttctctcacccccacactttttctttttttttgcattatattttcttgtacAACTTTAAGCCTTAAAACCCTAAGCTTCTTTTTGGTTTTCACAAAGCATAACAAAATCATCTGGCTGTGTTTGTActgtgaaaaagtaaaataaaaatacttgaAATTGCATTCTTATCTTCAAACTTCAAGCAGTCAGagctattttttctttttcttttcttttttttttaaaaaaaagaaaaaattggtgcaagaggaaaaattaataatattattatacaAAGTGAAAGATTCTGATTTATTTTTGTCcctttttactttatttatttatttttttgcagattGGAATATGAAGAGTTTAGGAATGAACTCAAGTGCAAACTACAAGACCACCTCAGACCTGTCTATGCTAATGGGTAGTTCATGCAGTAGCCAAAGCCTTGAAAACCAAGACCATCAGCCAAAGTTGGAGAACTTTCTTGGAAGACACTCTTTTGGCCATCATGATCAAAGCGCTGCATACAATAACACTACTGGTGATTACATGTTCAACAACTGTTCCTTACAGCCTCCTTCTGAGGCAACAAATGGTGTATCAAATAGTATTGCTGGTGATGGTGGTAGTGGTAGTGGTAATGGTAGTATCAATAACAATAGTTCTATTGGGTTGTCGATGATCAAAACCTGGCTGAGGAATCAACCAGCACCACAGACTCAGCaagataataatactaataagaaTGATGGTGGTGCAAGTGGTGGTGGTAACAATGGAAGCCTAACAAGTGCACAAACCTTGTCTCTTTCTATGAGCACCGGGTCACAATCAAGCTCTACTTTGCCGCTTCTTACTGCAAGTACTGCCGGCGGTGGAAGTGGTGGAGAGAGTTCTTCATCAGATAATAATAAGCAGCCTAATACCACAACTGGGCTCGATAGCCAAACTGGTGCTATTGAGGCAGTGCCAAGAAAGTCTATTGATACATTTGGACAAAGGACTTCTATTTATCGTGGTGTAACAAGGTTTGTTAACAAAATCCATGAGATTTTCGTCATTAGTATCCTTTGCATGCTTGTACTTCAATAGTAGACTTATTCTAGTTGTTTGTGTGAAATATAATTGCTTAATGGGGATGGATTTTACAGGCATAGATGGACGGGAAGATACGAGGCTCATCTATGGGATAATAGTTGTAGAAGAGAGGGACAGACTCGTAAAGGAAGGCAAGGTACATCATATAATTTTCTGCCAATTGCTGCATCTCCAATTTGGAAAGTGTTTCTTATCTATAATGTTAGACTAAAGTAACCTTAATGCTgtattaactcttttttttcttatgtggGTTTTTTCTCATATCTTGATGTGGGGCTTCCTCAACCTTCTTGCAGTTTATTTAGGTAAGTTTAAAAGGAccttttgtactcttttttcttaagcttattactcaattttttttttcatgttgctTATGCCCTTtctgttttaattttatgtagGTGGTtatgacaaagaagaaaaggcaGCTAGAGCTTATGACTTAGCGGCATTGAAATACTGGGGAACCACTACCACTACAAATTTTCCAGTAAGTTTCCACCTTCCTTATCTTTTCCAATAAATTAAGGTGATTCACAGTTAGTGATTTCCAAGTCAGTCTTcttatttactttattttaggGTGCAAAAGAACTTGAATTGCAAAAATTTGCTCAATGTTGGCATTGCCATTGACATACAGTACTTTTACCTAAAGACAGTGGAGAAATTCTAGGAATATTATATTAAGATGCACACTATACATGTTCTTATACTCATATAAAGTATCCACATTAACTGGGATGTTGTCTACCAATATATGTTGAGAGTTTTGTTTGCTGATATTTTACATCTTTGTtgcttttttaatgaaaaaaattcagattagCAACTATGAAAAAGAGTTGGAAGAAATGAAGCACATGACCAGGCAAGAGTATGTTGCGTCTTTGCGAAggtacataaaaaattatacttgcTACAATACTATGTTTGTTCGATGAATCAAGATTATGGAGTTCTGgattaaataattatacaataaaaatttttcttGGTGCAGGAAAAGTAGTGGTTTTTCTCGGGGTGcatctatttatagaggtgtaACAAGGTAATGTACTaacgtgtaaaaaaaaaaaaaaaaaaaaaaaaaatccccaatctATCTTATTCATTTCCTGTAGtctttattatttacttttgtgGAGGTCGTATCCTCTCTTTTGAGTTGAATTTGATGTTGTGGATTTTTTATATGCTGCAGCCCAATGCTTTAACTTTTGTTGAATGTGTTGCACTTCTACTCAATCAGATAAAGTGTAACTTTTATGGATTTAAGTTGCTcttaaaataaagagagaaaaaaaaaaactttatattcATGCAAAGCAATGTGTCTCTTAACTAAGCTATAATGTTCCTAAGTTGATCAAGTATAATCGCCAATATTCTTGAGCGGTTATGATAGAGGAGAAATATGCTTTTTCTTAACTACGCTATAATGTTCCTAGTTTGATCAATTATAATCCCCAATATTCTCGAGCTGTTATGATAGAGGAGCAATATGCATTTTCTTATACAGCTTGTAATGTGTGTTTTTTGTAACAGACACCACCAACATGGACGTTGGCAAGCAAGGATTGGAAGAGTTGCAGGGAACAAAGACCTTTACTTGGGAACTTTCAGTAAGTctcgtttttctttttctttgggtgATTGTGATATAAATAGGTCAGTTACGTCAAAGCACTATACCTTCCAAACTTAAATTACCAATTCTTCCAAAAATTAAGACGTTAGGAAATGGTTAAtataattgtttaaccaatatTCTCACAGAAAATGAGATAAGAAGTAAAATGGAGCATGAAATGCCCTAATTGATTTCTAAGAATAtaattgtgttttaattttgttggtaagttcaacttttctttttccttttcaatctAGGCACCCAAGAAGAAGCGGCTGAGGCTTATGACATTGCTGCCATTAAGTTCCGAGGACTGAATGCAGTGACAAACTTCGACATGAGCAGATACGATGTAAAGAGCATACTCGAGAGCAGCACATTGCCAATTGGCGGGGCAGCCAAGCGATTGAAAGATGTTGAGCAGGCTGAAATGACTGTGGATGGACAAAGAACAGATGATCATGACAACGTGAGTTCTCAGCTAACTGATGGAATCAACAATTATGGAGGTGCACCACATCATGGTTGGCCTACT
Protein-coding regions in this window:
- the LOC115958220 gene encoding AP2-like ethylene-responsive transcription factor BBM1, with product MASMNWLGFSLSPQELPSQPSDQDHSQNAVSRLGFNSDDISGTDVSGECFDLTSDSTPPSLNLPPPFGILEAFNRNNQPQDWNMKSLGMNSSANYKTTSDLSMLMGSSCSSQSLENQDHQPKLENFLGRHSFGHHDQSAAYNNTTGDYMFNNCSLQPPSEATNGVSNSIAGDGGSGSGNGSINNNSSIGLSMIKTWLRNQPAPQTQQDNNTNKNDGGASGGGNNGSLTSAQTLSLSMSTGSQSSSTLPLLTASTAGGGSGGESSSSDNNKQPNTTTGLDSQTGAIEAVPRKSIDTFGQRTSIYRGVTRHRWTGRYEAHLWDNSCRREGQTRKGRQVYLGGYDKEEKAARAYDLAALKYWGTTTTTNFPISNYEKELEEMKHMTRQEYVASLRRKSSGFSRGASIYRGVTRHHQHGRWQARIGRVAGNKDLYLGTFSTQEEAAEAYDIAAIKFRGLNAVTNFDMSRYDVKSILESSTLPIGGAAKRLKDVEQAEMTVDGQRTDDHDNVSSQLTDGINNYGGAPHHGWPTLAFQQAQPYSMHYPYGQRVWCKQEQDSDPPHSFQDLHQLQLGNTHNFFQPNSVLHNLMGMESASMEHSSGSNSVIYSNGGGATADGYGSNGGYIMPLTTVIANEGNNQNQGNNGFGDSEVKALGYDNVFASTDPYHARNLYYLSQQSSTGVVKASTYDQGSACNNWVPTAVPTLAPRSNNMAVCHGAPTFTVWNDT